CATCGGCAAATCGTCGCGTCTTCGGCCCGGTGGTCAGCCAACCGGATCGCAGAGTGTCGATGACTTCTTCGATTTCCTCTTCCCCAATCAGGGGCGGGGCGAAGGGCAAAAATGTGTCTCGCATCGTGAATGCCTCCATGCATTAACGCGGAAAGAAAGTGGCAGAATTCATGCCGAAGGATGTCTGCGTTGTGTAACGATTTCCGGTTTCGGCGACCAGATCAACTGCCGGCCAGTGCTGACCGGTGGCAGCAACAGGTGCGTGAAGAGTCGCAGGGATAGGCGGAGGCCAGAAACGCGACAGACTCTTGGTGAGCTGCATTCTGGTTAGCCGGATGACGCGTTTTCCCTACTGTTGAGGGCTTGTCAGGCAGCCGACTGATGCTGTGACAGGCCGCAAATTCTGCAGTCTTTCGCCAGCTTCGGCAGAATCCGCCGACTGCCTCAACACCGCGACTGTTGCGAGCCGCTTCCTTCCGACGCGATCCCCGGTGAACTGCACTACGGGCCTTGTCTTGGCCGGCGCAAAGGGAATGATTGTGCAACCCGCGCTTCGACTTCAAGGATGAACCGAGCGAACCTGAATCCAGAGGCCTGTCATCGACAGATGTCCTTTCCGTATTCTGAAACCACAGATTCATCCGAACGCCTGCCATGAGAACGCTTACCCTCACAGCACTTCTGCTGGCCATCACGTTTTGCGTACCGCCTGCCAGATCGGAAGATGACAAGACGGCTCACGAAGAAGAGGTCCGCAAGACCACAGCGGTTGCTCTTAATTATTGTCGAGCCGCCCTGCATCGGATTCGCCGCAATCCGGAGAAGCACGTCTTCTATGAAGAACAGACGCGAATCCTGAATAACCTGGACCTGAATCGTATTGACGACCCCGAAGTCATCACGCTCTACAAATCGATTCTGGACGAAATCAGTCAGGTCGAAATCAGCGATCGCGAACGGATCGTCATTGACGAACAATTTCGTCGGAACGTGCATCGTCAATTGGGCACAAACTTCTTCGTCATCGGAGCTCAAGTGGCCACTGGACAGCTGGGCAGCGCTATCCAATCCGGAGCGAACAGTTGGTGGGACTATCGAACGCAGGACCATCGCCGCGACGCCGACAAATGGAAAGTGGAAAAGACGGAATTCACCGGTCTGATGTCTCGTTCAAGTTCGTTTCTTGATAGCTTCTGGCGGTTGTCGCAGAAGAATAAAATTCCCGACCGCTGGTTGATTCGTGACCAGGATCTGGATCAGTTGGGCCGAGTTCTCGCCGAGCAGGATGCCGCTCAACGACTGCGGATGCTGGGACGCATGGAACGCTTCATGGAATGTTACCCTCCGTATTGGTACTACGTCGCTCGCACCCAGCAGCAGCTTGGTCAGCGGGAAGAGGCCCTCAAAACATTTCAACGACTGGCAGACTTAGGCAGCGGCCACTTTCGGCAGGATGATATGCTCGCCAGCAGCATGGCCAACATGGCTCTGCTTCAGGAACTCGATGGCCACCCCGACGCCGCTCGCACGGCCGCTCGAGTGATGGATTATTCCGTCCGCAACTGGGAAGCCAATTTAGTTTGCGCGTGGGTGTTGGGTCGACACCAGAGATTTGACGACGCAGAAGAACTGATTCTGTGCAATCTGGACGAAGACCAGGAAGCTCAACAAAGCCGAGTTGCCCTGGCCTCACTGTTCTATCATTCCGAAAACAAGACCAAGCTGGCTCAGTTGCTGAACGACCCGCAGGTCGTCCGCGATGTGCCAATTCCGGGGCTGCTGTTGAGTGCCAAATTGTTGGGCGCGGACGACGTTCCACCGGTGGCTCAGCGGTATCTTGCGGCAACGCTGTCGGCGTCGGTCAGGCGCATGGATCGAGGCGACGCGATCGTGTTGATGGCTTCGCCCGGCTGGAAACTCAGCGACGCTCAACCAGTCATGGCGTCTTCCGGCAACCAGTTTCGGCAGGTTGGTTTTCGTCGAGGCAACGCGGCTGACAAAGCGGAATTCTTTGCCGACGCGAACAGCGAAACAGACGCCACCAACGGCAAGCTGCGTGTCACACTGAATTACCCCGGCACCCCCGCCATTCACATCACGTTAAACCAGAATACGGTGGTTCCGGAGCCCGCCGTCCCTGCCAGCCGCCTGCCGTTTCCCGGTTCGGTCGCGAACGCGAAGGCGATTTTTGTTCGTCCGGAGGTCCATTACGAAATTGGCGCCATCGAACTGGATGGCGTAAGATTATCGTTCCACGATCAGGATCCGGAAGTTCGCCCTGCGGTTGCGCTGCCGGCCGAAAAAGAGGCGTCAGTCGAAGACGCGGAAACACGATCCCTCTTGCAGGACCCTGTTGAGTCTACGGAACGTTTGTAAAGGGTAAGCTCAGAAATGCATGAAAGATATTGAACGCCTGTAGCGTTTTTTTTGTGCACTTCGGCTATTGCTCTACATCAGAAATGCAGCGTAGATAATTGGTTCGACAATACCCAGCAATACAGTTACCGCAATAAATCGCCAGTTTCCTCGTTCGATTGACGGGGCCAGCGCGAGGAGAGCTACAGCGATCAATGCCGCTACCATGATCGGAGTCATAAATGCGAGTACCTCTTGTACAACCATATCCGGTCCATGGCCCAGAGGGGCACGGTAAAACAAGAGGGCGACAAGACTCGCCATTAGACTGAGCAACCAAAGCACTTGAAGGAATCGGAACACTCTGCCATCCCGCTAAAACGTTACGCAGCCTCTTCAATAGATTGTCTCAGATAAAGGCGGCAGGTTTCTTCGTCTGGCAGATGGCCTGCCCCTAGCGCTTCCAACAAGAAACGTTCCCAACTACGTCCGCCGTTTCTTCCCTGCTGCAATGTAGGCGGCTCGTTCGGCTTCGTATTGTTCGGCTGTCATTTCCGTGTCGGCCACATAGCCGCCTCGCTCCGCGTCGAAGCACTTCTTCAGAAACGGCACGCACCAACCGCAGCCGGTGCCTGCTCCACCGCATTCACTTAGCTGGCTGGCGACCCTGGGCTGGTGGATGCGAATGTGGTTTAGCACTTTCCGTTTAGAAACGTGAAAGCAATAGCACAGTTTGTCGTCAATTTTCACGGTGACTTTTCGTAACCTTATTGGTCGAACGAATCGCGCAGACGAGGCGGCTGGTTGCCCGTCATGCGTGACAGAAAATTGCGGAACCCGGATGGCCGCAGCGACACGACTTTTTGATCGCGGCTGAACTTCAGCAGGTCGGACAGTAACGCGCCCGCGGACGGATAGCGCTGCGGTGGGTGTGGTGAAATGCAGTTTAGAATAATCGTTTCCAGCCCTTTCGGAATCGACGGTTCGACTTTGCGGGGCTCCAGCGGTCCACGTTCGAAAATCTGCGTGAGCATGTCATCTTCGTTGTCTGCTTCGAACGCTGTCTTCAGTGTGAGTAATTCATAAAGCGTGATGCCTAGTGAATAGATGTCACTGCTGGCTTCGTGAGTGCCCATCAGTCGTTCCGGGGCCATGTATCGCAGAGTGCCCATCACCTTTTGTCGCGACGCAGGATCGTTTGCTTCGATCGGTTCAGAAAGACCGAAGTCTGTGATCCACACTCGGCCGTCGCTATCCAGCAGCAGGTTCCCCGGCTTGATATCGTTGTGCAGAATTCCCTGACTGTGCGCGTACCGCAATGCCTGAGTCGCCTGGATCGCCAGTTGCGTGAAGCTCTTCCATGACGACCGAGACAGTTTGCTGCGTTTGGGTTCCGTCGCGTTGACGATGTCTTCTTTTGTTTGGATGGCGGGTAATTCGTCAGTCGTCACAAAACCACGCGGTTTCGCGGATTCCTGTCGCTCGATTTCATCTCGGTAGATAACACCATCCACTTCACGCAACCGGCGAATGATCACGTCCAGGCCGATTCCGTTTACGAACTGCATCACGTAGTAGCAGTAACCGTGTTCCTGACCGAAACGGAATACCGGCACGATGTTACGGTGTCGCAGCTTTGCCGTTGTGCGAGCTTCTTCTTCGAATTTCTTCTGCCAATCCGGGACGATGGAAACTCGCCAGGGCAACACCTTCACCGCGACCACGTGTCCGGTGTCGATTTCGCGAGCCTGAAAGACGACACCCATGCCGCCACGGCCAAGTTCACATAATAGCTCGCACCGCCCCAGGCGAGTGAACGGAAACGTGTCAGGCATGCTGCGACGAATCGACGCGGCTTCGTCGTTGAAGCGAGCCTGCTCAAGCAGTGCCAGCACTGGAAACGAATCTCGAATCACGTTCGCATGTAGTGGAAACCGCCGCGCGTATTGTTCGACACTTGGCGACTTGCCTGCGCGAAGTTCCTCCACAAACTGACTCGCTAGAATTTCTACGGGCTCGCGCGCGCGAAGTTCTGTGACGGCTTCGTGAGTTGGGAACCCAATTAACTGAAAGCCGGATTCTTCGGACGTGTCGGACATTGATGCTGCGTGTGGAAGTGATGCAAGAGTGCCAGCCATGGAATATTGAAACGCGTATCCAACAACATTGTACGCTGCTATTCGACGAAACCGGGCAATGCCTTCAAAACTCCCTTCAACCGCCCCAAAGCTCGCATATAACGATCGCTGGCCGCCTGGTCCGAGATACTCAAAATCTGAGCGGTCTCGCGATTGGTGAGCTGTTCGAAATGCCGCAGCGCCAGTACTTCACGATCGATTTCGTTCATCGAATCCAGCGCCGTCTTCAGTTGTTGCGACAGTTCTTCGCGAAGAGCGGCCTGTGTGGGGGACGTGAGATGCCCGAGCAGATGAAACGACAACGAGAACGACGTCGATTCGGAACTCCAGCCTTTGTGGATGGAAAATTCCTTGGCCGCGTCTCGTTTCTGAGTTCCCAGGTGACGCCGGTGGATGTCCACCATGGTCTGGCTGGTGATTAAACGAAACCAGACAAAGATCGACCGAGACGCGTCCGCCAGAAAGTGGTCGATTCGTTGTACGGCGGCCAGCCATGCTTCCTGCAGCACGTCGTCAGCATCCACTCGACCGTGGAGCCGCGGGTCCATGCGGAAGGTGACCATACGCCACAACCGATCGCGGTGTTGCGAAAACAGCGTCGCCAATGCATCTTTGTCGCCGCCGACAACGCGATCGATCAACTGTTGGTCAGGTTCAGATGGCGACACAACGGATCCGATCAAGCAAATTCGTAGAGAACGGGTAGCACCTCTGTATCGTCGCCTTTTTGCCCCTCAGTTTGCAAGTGGGAAGCCTAATCGTGCCCGCACGCAGCAGAACCTTGCCTGTCGCAGGCGATTCTGCCCCACGTCCGGACTTTGGCACGGTTGCGAAAACGTCAATGAGCCAAAACCCGGGCGGAATCATTGTCATCCTTTGGAATCGGCCGATCGGGACATGGAAGCGAGCTCCACAGGCGGTAACATTTACGCTCGGAATTCACTTCATTTCACGTGATGAGGCGTTGCCTCAAGAGAAAGAGTAGCTGTGGCGGAATCTGTTGTTTTGGCGTATAGCGGCGGGTTAGACACGTCTGTTTTGGTGGGCTGGCTGCAGGATAAAGGCTACGACGTGCATTGCCTGTACGTTGAGTTGGGCCAGCCATGCGAGGATCGCGAAGCCATTCTGCAGAAGGCACTGGATATCGGTGCCAAGTCGTCCGAGCTGGTCGACGTTCGCGAAGAAATGTGCCGGGACATCGCGTTTCCGACTCTGCAATGGCAGGCCAGGTATGAAAACATCTACCTGCTGGGCACTTCGATCGCCCGTCCGCTGATCTCGAAAGTCTGCCTGCAGCGAGCTCGTGAAGTGGGCGCGGTGGCGTTTGTTCACGGTGCGACCGGCAAAGGCAACGACCAGTGCCGTTTTCAGTTGGCTGCGGAAGCTTTGGATCCTACGGTCAACGTGATCGCTCCGTGGCGGATGGACGAATTCCGCGACAAGTTTCCTGGTCGGACCGAAATGTTGGCCTACTGTGCGGAGAAAAACATTCCCGTCAAAGCGAGTGCCAGCAAGCCGTATTCCAGCGACGAAAACTGCCTGCACATCAGCTACGAAGCAGGCGACCTTGAAGATCCGACGGTCGACGGCGAAACCGTCATCGACTTCGGCATGACGGTGTCGGCACAGGAAGCACCAGACAAAGAAGAAGTTGTAACCGTTGGCTTTGAATCAGGCGTTCCGGTATCTGTGAATGGCGAACAACTATCCGCTGCAGAGATCGTGGAAACGCTGAATACAATCGGTGGCCGCAATGGCTGCGGTCGCATCGACATTATCGAAAACCGATTTGTCGGAATGAAAAGTCGCGGAGTTTACGAAGCTCCCGGCATGACGCTGCTGTACGCGGCTCATCAGGCGATGGAGCAACTCACGCTGGACCGCGACCTGACTCACCTGCGAGATCAGCTAAGCCCCGTGGTTGCCGAAATGGTTTACTATGGTCACTGGTACTGTGCGAAGATGGACGCCCTGCTGGCCTTCATCAAGGAAGCTCAAAAGCCGGTTTCCGGCGAGATCACGATGTCGCTGTACAAGGGCAATATTCGCATCAGCAGCCGTACATCGCCTAACAGCCTGTACGATGAAGCAATCGCGAGCATGGAAAAAGGCGGAGACTACAACCAGAACGACGCGACCGGTTTTCTGCGAATCGTGGGCTTGCCGGGCCGAGTTCAGGGCACCGTGCGACCACGCGAGTATTGATCATTGATCGTCGAGTGATGTCCAAACACGTAAGAAGCCCGGCTTTGGAACAAAGCCGGGCTTCTTTTTTGGGTCAGGCAGTTTTCGATTACTGACTGAGTATTCGAACTGGCCGATTTGCTACGGGCCGCAGGTTGAACACCCGCCGCTCAGAGCCGAACCGCAGACGGTTTCGGGCACAAGATACGTTCGTGTGTAAGGAACCTGTCGAGTTACCTGGCGAGCCACCATTCGCGTTGAGGTACATTCAACCTGCCGCGGAACGACTCGTGTGACTTTCTTGGTCACAACGTACGGAACCTGCTTCTGCACGCAGTATGGGATCTTACGCGTCCGCTGTTCCTGAACCATTCGGCAAACCTGATACGGGATTTGGCGAACTTTCTGTTCTGTCACGAATTTGCAGGTGCGGTAGGGGATCTGTTGCGTCTTGGTTTCGTTGACGATGCGGCAGGTGCGATACGGAATCTGCTGCGTCATCTGTTTTGGCACCATTCGGGTGACGGTGTACGGCACTTTTGTCACGACGGTTTCCGGCACCATGCGAGTCACGGCGACAGCGCAGTTTTGTCGCATCACCTGCGGAACCATCACTGTGTACGGAATTTGCTGCTGGACAACCTGCGGTCGCCAGACTCGGCGGCAGAATGTTCTCGGCGGTGCCTGAGCAAAACACAGCTTCGGGCCACACGGGCCGCACACGATCCTTGGCAGAACGGGACTCGGAATACTGTGTTGCTTAGTTACCCACTGGCCCGTGAGTCGGCGGACGCAGCGAGTCCGCGTTTCGGGTCGCATCACTGTATAGCAGCGTTCC
This DNA window, taken from Fuerstiella marisgermanici, encodes the following:
- a CDS encoding (2Fe-2S)-binding protein, which encodes MKIDDKLCYCFHVSKRKVLNHIRIHQPRVASQLSECGGAGTGCGWCVPFLKKCFDAERGGYVADTEMTAEQYEAERAAYIAAGKKRRT
- a CDS encoding sigma-70 family RNA polymerase sigma factor, whose translation is MSPSEPDQQLIDRVVGGDKDALATLFSQHRDRLWRMVTFRMDPRLHGRVDADDVLQEAWLAAVQRIDHFLADASRSIFVWFRLITSQTMVDIHRRHLGTQKRDAAKEFSIHKGWSSESTSFSLSFHLLGHLTSPTQAALREELSQQLKTALDSMNEIDREVLALRHFEQLTNRETAQILSISDQAASDRYMRALGRLKGVLKALPGFVE
- a CDS encoding argininosuccinate synthase — protein: MAESVVLAYSGGLDTSVLVGWLQDKGYDVHCLYVELGQPCEDREAILQKALDIGAKSSELVDVREEMCRDIAFPTLQWQARYENIYLLGTSIARPLISKVCLQRAREVGAVAFVHGATGKGNDQCRFQLAAEALDPTVNVIAPWRMDEFRDKFPGRTEMLAYCAEKNIPVKASASKPYSSDENCLHISYEAGDLEDPTVDGETVIDFGMTVSAQEAPDKEEVVTVGFESGVPVSVNGEQLSAAEIVETLNTIGGRNGCGRIDIIENRFVGMKSRGVYEAPGMTLLYAAHQAMEQLTLDRDLTHLRDQLSPVVAEMVYYGHWYCAKMDALLAFIKEAQKPVSGEITMSLYKGNIRISSRTSPNSLYDEAIASMEKGGDYNQNDATGFLRIVGLPGRVQGTVRPREY
- a CDS encoding serine/threonine protein kinase, yielding MSDTSEESGFQLIGFPTHEAVTELRAREPVEILASQFVEELRAGKSPSVEQYARRFPLHANVIRDSFPVLALLEQARFNDEAASIRRSMPDTFPFTRLGRCELLCELGRGGMGVVFQAREIDTGHVVAVKVLPWRVSIVPDWQKKFEEEARTTAKLRHRNIVPVFRFGQEHGYCYYVMQFVNGIGLDVIIRRLREVDGVIYRDEIERQESAKPRGFVTTDELPAIQTKEDIVNATEPKRSKLSRSSWKSFTQLAIQATQALRYAHSQGILHNDIKPGNLLLDSDGRVWITDFGLSEPIEANDPASRQKVMGTLRYMAPERLMGTHEASSDIYSLGITLYELLTLKTAFEADNEDDMLTQIFERGPLEPRKVEPSIPKGLETIILNCISPHPPQRYPSAGALLSDLLKFSRDQKVVSLRPSGFRNFLSRMTGNQPPRLRDSFDQ